The following is a genomic window from Fibrobacter sp. UWR4.
GCTTGCAACGGGTCCAGGCAAGATGCTTTTGCGCAAAGGCAATTTCTGCCTTGTCCATCTTTAGGCGTTCCGTGTTTTCCAGAATGGTTTCGTTCCAGCTGATGGCTGTCGCTAAAGTCTTGCTCATGCAGGGCGTTGCGACCCCACCCACAGCGTTGTTGCCATGAATGCGATACTTGGCTACAATTTCGTCGATTGTCTTTATGCCTCCGTTTTTTAAGGCGATCATGGCAATCCAGCGGTCATGTACGGTTACACCTTCCGGAATGGGAAGAATTTCCCTTAGAAGTTCAACCTTGAATAGGGACAGCATGCCGGTGACATTGTTAATACCAGCCACCTGGCGGTTGATGTTGGTGTCCTTGCTGATGTGAGAAAGAACCCGCCAGGAATCTGCGGTTTTATTCCCTTCGCCATCGATAATCTGGGCGTCCCCAAAAGCAAGGGCGTTATTACCGATGCCTTTCAGGAGCAGCTCGTTTTTCTGTGGTTCCCAGATGTCATCTTGATCAGCCAGGGCAATGTAATCCCCGGGTTCCACAAATTGGCTTGCGTAATCCAGTGCTTTTGAGAATGCTGCCCGGTGTCCGGTATTCGCCTGGTTTTTATAAAAATGCAGGGGGAGAATATTCTCGAAGCTTTCCACAATACTGCAGGTGTTGTCGCTGGATGCATCGTCTAGAATAGTAACGGATTTCGCAGGAACAGTCTGACACGCAATGGACTGGAGCATCTCCTTAAGGAAACGTTCGCCATTGTAAGTACATAGGACTACGTGTACAGAATTCATAGCCCCAATATATATTTTTATGCTAGGCTAGATTTGGCTGAAGATGCTTAAAACCTGCTGTTGGAACTCTAGGTCCCTACGTCCTGTAAACAAACGCTTACGAGTTTCTTCCAGTTGTGTCTGATTCCAGGAACTTGCCATGTCCAGAATCTTCTGGGCGGCATCCTGGGCGTCGCCTGGTTTATAGGTCATCCAGGATGGGAGCTGATAATCCTGAACGTATTCCTCGTTGGCGGCAAGTACGGGGATGCCGCATTGCAATGCTTCGAAAAGCACCATGGGACCGCTTTCGAATCTGGACGGAATCAGCAAAATATCCGTATGGTTTTGAAGCTGGTTCTGGACTTCGTTTTTGGTTGCCCAATTGGTAAAGATGATTCGGTCAGAAACCTTCTTGTTCTGGACCAGTTCCTTTAATTTGTCTGCATCAGGCCCCTGTCCAATGATATGGAACTTGGCGTCAGTTCGGTCCTTCAGGTGGCTAGCAATTTCTGGAATGATTTCCTGACCTTTCTGCCCGAAGTAAAGTCTACCTATGGTTGCCACCTGCTTAATGAGGGCTGGCTTCTTGGCAGGGCAGTCTTCCTTATAGGTCAGAGGGTTGGGCAGTTGGAATACCTTGGTTTCTGCAGTAATGAACCTGCGGAGGAGTCGTTCCTGGTATGGGGTATTCACAATCCACTGGGAAATTTTCGGGTATACCCTCAGAGCCAATTGATCTCGAAGGGCTCCTAGGGTGGCCAGGGATTCCTTCTGGGTAAAGGCCATGGGGTAGTAGGAAATGATTTCCAGTTTAAGCTTTGTAGCTGCCTTCACTGCAGGAATACAGCGTTCGATGTTCCCCGGACAGATAATCAGCTTCTTGAAATTCTCGGTTCCAGCACCATGTTCGATAAATAACTTGCGGGCTGCACCTGCTTTTCCGGAAAGGCTGTCTCGCACAATGGGGAAAGGCCCCTGGGAATGGTAGGGCAGGGGGATGCGCTCGATGGCCGGGACGAGTTCCCGGTTGAACTTTTCCGTAGAGTAGAAAAAATGCACCTGGTAGCTTTCGGACAGAATGTTCGCAATGCGGGCTGCAAGAATTTCCTGGCCGCCCCATTCTGGCGCATCGCTGTAAAAGTAAAGGTGCTTGCTCATGTAACACAATATAATTTTTATAAATTGAAGATGTGAAAAAAATCCTTTTTGTTTGCGATAAGAATGAATGCACTAGCTTTGGCCGCCTGACCTTGAACTTGATCAAGGCTGTGACGCCGGAGTTCGAAGCACATGTACTATGGTTGAAAACCCCGAAGTTCTTTCCGGATGCAGCCAAGTCTGCCCAGGGGGCGGAAGCGGTGGTTCCTTCCAATTCCTATACCTCTCAAGAAGTATGGGCGAAGTCCCTCTATACTGGATTTTTCTCTTTCCGCAGTCCCCTAAAAAAGGTGGTGGGCGAGGTAAAACCGGATGTGGTATTTTTTATTCGTCCGGAATTAGGCTTTTTAGTGCCCGTGGCAAAGTCGGCTCTAAAGTCCTGTAAGAATAATGGACAGACCGTAATGTTCGTTCATGATACTTTTGCGGAAACTTTGTATCCGACCAGTCCCAAGTTCATATTACTTAATTTGTTCTACATCCGCAGTTGCGTAAATGCCAGTTCTTTTGTGTACAACTCGGAATGGACTCGAGGAGAGGCGGCTAAGCATTTTGGCCCTAAGATGGCAAATGCAAAAGGTTCAGTGATTGGTTGCCCCGTTGATCAGGATTTGTTCAATAAGCCGGAAGAGCCAATTCCGATTGATGCTCGTAAGGCGTTCCGTCGCAAGCATGGCATGCGTAATTTTGATGGCATGTGCATCAATGTCAGCCTGGATGAACCTCGCAAGAATATTGACACTTACTTTGAAACCGCAAGACTCCGTCCGGATGTGGCTTTTGTCCGTGTGGGAAAGCAATCCGAACGTCTCCGCGAAATCATCAACGTAAAGAAACTCTACAACGTTTTCCATCTGGAACGTCTTAATGCGGAAGAGCTCCGTGATTTCTACCGTCATGCGGATCTGATGGTGTATCCTTCCTTGCTGGAAGGTTTTGGCCTGCCGCCTATTGAGGCTATAGCCTGCGGGACTCCTGCCCTCTGTGCAGCCACTTCCGCCGTGAAGGAAAATCTGGATGGGGTCTGCCCCCTTATTGATCCGCCTACAGATGCAGAAGCCTACGCCAAGGTCATTGACCGTGTGATTGCCGGCGAAAATGTGGTGGATAAAGAAAAAGCAGCGGAACTTCTGTCCCACTGCTCTATGAAATCCTTTAAGGAACGAGTCTTAAACGCTCTTGCTTAGCGTTTTTCTGTCCAGACCTTGATGAGGCTGCGGTTCTTGCGGAGAGCGAGCCACAGGGTCGGCCAGACCAGAATCAGGTCGCGGATGAGGCTGGTCCAGGCTTCAGCCTTGTCGTGAGCGTCACCGTCTTCCAGTTCGAAGCAACCGCAGGTAATTCCCAGGTCGTTGCCCAATGCCCATGCCAGCGCAATAATGAAGCTGACGAACATCCAGAAAATGGCGAAAGCGCTTTCCTTGACGAAGGGAGTTACGATCATGGCGATGCCGAACCACAGTTCAAACTGCGGGTAGACCAGGGCGAAGAAGTTATTGACGAAATCTAGGTGCAGTGTGGAGAAAAACTGGTACTGGGCCACCAGAGTCGCAAACTGATGGGGATCCTGGATCTTGAAAATACTTGCGAAGATGAACATGCCGCCAATACCTACGCGGAATAGGGTTTCCAGAGCTCGGATGGCGAAATCCTTATGGAGTTTATAGGCGGGGACGCAAATGCCTGCAGCGATGATGATTGCTGTCACACCGACATGTACATTGTAACGATAGGCCTTGGGCCACATATCGATAAGCCAATCCTTGTCCGTAACGGTCAGGAATGTTTCAGGGAAGGAAATTTCTGCAACACCGAAGGCTACCAGGACTGATGCCACCAGCAGCAATACCAAAGAGCAGACTGTCTTTTTCGTAAACTTTTCCATGTCCACTCCTTAGAGAATTTCTGCCGGCTTTTCCAGGATTTCCTGGCTTCCGATCCATTCTACGGACTTGGAGTCCTCGACACGGATGTTGTTGATAATAGCAAGTGCGATACAAAATGCGGCGATGCCCAAAAGTACCACCCAGTTCAGGGATTTGCAGTACTTGATGCACCAATCCTTAGCGCTTTTTAACCATACCTTAATCATGGACTTCAAAATACAAAAAAAGAGATTACAGTTTTTAGTAAAAAAAGGAAAAATACCCGTTTTTAGTATATATTAAAAATGAAAACAATATAAGTGTTGTCAAAGACGGATTAACATGCAAAAAAGAACCTTTGAGTATAAAAGCGAAAGTGATTTTAGAAATAATCTTAAGGCTTTTAGCACTCTTTTGCCAATGATGTCGGATGGTGATAAACCGTCCATGTATTTCCAGATTTTCTCTACGGTTCTGGACCGTGATCGTCTTGCTCCCGTATGGAAGACCATCGAAAGCGTTTTCCCGGGTGCACTCTGGTTTGGGCACTCAACCAGCGGAAACATCGTGGACTGTGACGTTTCTCCCGATATTACCGTTTCCGTTACCGTCTTTGAGAAGAGTTCCAGTAAGTTTGAACTCTTGCAATACGATCTGAAAAAGACCTGTATTGATGATATTGCCTCCGATCTTGTGACTCAGGCGAATTCCGGAACCTGGATCAAGGCTCTGGAAATGTACCATACCATTGCAAATTTCTCTACCACAAAATTCTGCGAGGGGATGAAGCCTCTTCGTCCGGATATCCAGATGTTCGGTGGTATCGTTTGCTCGACAGATCTTTCCAGCTCTGATTCTTGTGTGTTTTCCTCTGTGGGAGGATTCTCCAATAGCGGACTCCTGGTCTTGATGATCGGTGGTGAAGATTTCTTTGTGGAATCCTTCAAGATTTCCGGGTGGAAACCGATTGGCCGTAACTTCCATGTGACAAGGGCTTCCGGGCAGACTCTTTACGAGATGGGTGGTGTTCCCGCCTACGAAATCTACCGCAAGTACTTGAACATCAATAACGATGAACATTTCTTTGAAAATGCCCTGGAGTTCCCCGTTCTATACGAACACAATGGGACGACAATTGTCCGCGCTCCTGCAGCAAGTAATCCCGATGGCTCCTTGACCATGAGTTCCGATGTGGAAGTGGGTTCCATTATTAGATTGTCCTATGGTGAGCCCATGACCATTGTGGAATCGATCCGGCAGGAAAGTGATCGGATCAAGTCCTTCAATCCGGACACGCTGCACATTTTCTCCTGCGCCGCCCGAAAGGCTTTCTGGGCAAGTCAGGAACCCACCTACGAAATTTTCCCCTTCAAGAATATTGCAGGCAGTACAGGCTTTTTCTCCCATGGCGAATTCCTGAGAGAAAAGGGCCATCTGAATCAGCATAACATCACTCTTGTGATTGCAGCCATGCGAGAAGGTTACGGTAAGGGACTGCAGGCTTCCGCTTACCAGAAGAAGAACGTTTCCATGACCAAGCTTCCTCTGGCAGCAAGAATGGCAACCTTCATTCGTGAAACCTCTTTTGAACTGGAAGAAATCAACAGTAAACTTCAGGTATATAACCACCAGCTGAAGGGCCTTGCCTCTACAGACTCCTTGACTGGACTGGAAAATAGACTTTCCTTTGATAACCTCCTCAAGAAGATTGAGGCTGATCACAATCCTCTATCCGAATGGGTGATGTTGATGATCGACGTGAATGGCCTGAAGTACACCAACGATACCTTTGGACATTT
Proteins encoded in this region:
- a CDS encoding HD domain-containing phosphohydrolase → MMSDGDKPSMYFQIFSTVLDRDRLAPVWKTIESVFPGALWFGHSTSGNIVDCDVSPDITVSVTVFEKSSSKFELLQYDLKKTCIDDIASDLVTQANSGTWIKALEMYHTIANFSTTKFCEGMKPLRPDIQMFGGIVCSTDLSSSDSCVFSSVGGFSNSGLLVLMIGGEDFFVESFKISGWKPIGRNFHVTRASGQTLYEMGGVPAYEIYRKYLNINNDEHFFENALEFPVLYEHNGTTIVRAPAASNPDGSLTMSSDVEVGSIIRLSYGEPMTIVESIRQESDRIKSFNPDTLHIFSCAARKAFWASQEPTYEIFPFKNIAGSTGFFSHGEFLREKGHLNQHNITLVIAAMREGYGKGLQASAYQKKNVSMTKLPLAARMATFIRETSFELEEINSKLQVYNHQLKGLASTDSLTGLENRLSFDNLLKKIEADHNPLSEWVMLMIDVNGLKYTNDTFGHLAGDALIIAAAQTISDAFGASGHCFRIGGDEFVVLVDASLDKMYKLQNNLKRGIEEYNKTALYHLSVAVGESRLKNEFGTRKSISDWKMDADLNMYRDKSATHQTREFGDNQNLRELVSCLISIEEAKDSYTAHHSDRVQELSCKIAELLGLSESSLKLISDAALLHDIGKVGVSDAILGKPAKLTDEEFAVIKQHPVIGARILMQSNHTQELVQVVLHHHERYDGRGYPEGLSGDEIPVGARVIAIADSIDAMTSRRCYRDAMSLDFCREEIEKNLGKMYDPAMGQVVLDHWSEIVDTLLAMLSGSGKRS
- a CDS encoding glycosyltransferase; translation: MKKILFVCDKNECTSFGRLTLNLIKAVTPEFEAHVLWLKTPKFFPDAAKSAQGAEAVVPSNSYTSQEVWAKSLYTGFFSFRSPLKKVVGEVKPDVVFFIRPELGFLVPVAKSALKSCKNNGQTVMFVHDTFAETLYPTSPKFILLNLFYIRSCVNASSFVYNSEWTRGEAAKHFGPKMANAKGSVIGCPVDQDLFNKPEEPIPIDARKAFRRKHGMRNFDGMCINVSLDEPRKNIDTYFETARLRPDVAFVRVGKQSERLREIINVKKLYNVFHLERLNAEELRDFYRHADLMVYPSLLEGFGLPPIEAIACGTPALCAATSAVKENLDGVCPLIDPPTDAEAYAKVIDRVIAGENVVDKEKAAELLSHCSMKSFKERVLNALA
- a CDS encoding MauE/DoxX family redox-associated membrane protein, producing MEKFTKKTVCSLVLLLVASVLVAFGVAEISFPETFLTVTDKDWLIDMWPKAYRYNVHVGVTAIIIAAGICVPAYKLHKDFAIRALETLFRVGIGGMFIFASIFKIQDPHQFATLVAQYQFFSTLHLDFVNNFFALVYPQFELWFGIAMIVTPFVKESAFAIFWMFVSFIIALAWALGNDLGITCGCFELEDGDAHDKAEAWTSLIRDLILVWPTLWLALRKNRSLIKVWTEKR
- a CDS encoding glycosyltransferase; its protein translation is MSKHLYFYSDAPEWGGQEILAARIANILSESYQVHFFYSTEKFNRELVPAIERIPLPYHSQGPFPIVRDSLSGKAGAARKLFIEHGAGTENFKKLIICPGNIERCIPAVKAATKLKLEIISYYPMAFTQKESLATLGALRDQLALRVYPKISQWIVNTPYQERLLRRFITAETKVFQLPNPLTYKEDCPAKKPALIKQVATIGRLYFGQKGQEIIPEIASHLKDRTDAKFHIIGQGPDADKLKELVQNKKVSDRIIFTNWATKNEVQNQLQNHTDILLIPSRFESGPMVLFEALQCGIPVLAANEEYVQDYQLPSWMTYKPGDAQDAAQKILDMASSWNQTQLEETRKRLFTGRRDLEFQQQVLSIFSQI
- a CDS encoding glycosyltransferase — protein: MNSVHVVLCTYNGERFLKEMLQSIACQTVPAKSVTILDDASSDNTCSIVESFENILPLHFYKNQANTGHRAAFSKALDYASQFVEPGDYIALADQDDIWEPQKNELLLKGIGNNALAFGDAQIIDGEGNKTADSWRVLSHISKDTNINRQVAGINNVTGMLSLFKVELLREILPIPEGVTVHDRWIAMIALKNGGIKTIDEIVAKYRIHGNNAVGGVATPCMSKTLATAISWNETILENTERLKMDKAEIAFAQKHLAWTRCKLNCATALRYVPWVTAHRNDLFLKTSTLTRLKQVFFSAFGLSLAKKIFRKS